Proteins from a single region of Xenopus laevis strain J_2021 chromosome 9_10S, Xenopus_laevis_v10.1, whole genome shotgun sequence:
- the LOC108702419 gene encoding hemoglobin subunit alpha-3-like, translating to MLLSDAEKAAVVSLWAKASGNVNALGAEALERLFLSFPQTKTYFSHFDLSSGSQDLQVHGGKVLGAIGEATKHIDNLESALSTLSDLHAYNLRVDPGNFKLLCHTIQVTLASHFQAEFDATAQAAWDKFLAAISTVLTSKYR from the exons ATGCTCCTGTCTGATGCTGAGAAGGCTGCAGTTGTGTCCCTCTGGGCAAAAGCATCTGGCAATGTCAATGCCCTTGGAGCTGAAGCTTTGGAAAG GCTGTTTCTGAGCTTCCCTCAGACCAAGACTTACTTCAGCCACTTTGACCTGAGCTCTGGATCTCAAGATCTCCAAGTCCACGGAGGAAAAGTCCTGGGTGCCATTGGAGAGGCCACCAAACACATAGACAACCTGGAATCTGCTCTGTCCACACTGAGTGACCTGCATGCTTACAACCTGAGAGTGGATCCTGGAAATTTCAAG CTTCTGTGTCACACTATCCAGGTGACTCTGGCTTCCCACTTCCAGGCTGAATTTGATGCCACAGCCCAGGCTGCTTGGGACAAGTTCCTCGCCGCCATCTCTACTGTTCTCACCTCCAAATACAGATAA